GCAAGCTGAGTAATTTGAAACTACTTTAGTGAGTCTTTACCATAAACAATATATGGTTAATATATAGATGAAAAATAATGAATAGCTCAGATTTTGTCGTCGGTATCCCTTTATGTTTAAGGATACCGACGAGGTTACAGCCGTTATTACTTCTCAGGCAATTTAATATCTTTAAACATGGCTTCAATATCGTCGTTGGAACGCAGCGCCACCGCCATATCCACCACATCGCGCGTCAGATGCGGCGCGAAACGCTGAATAAAATCATACATATAGCTGCGTAAAAAGGTGCTGCGACGAAAACCAATTTTGGTGGTGCTATGACTGAAGATATCATGCGCATCTACCCGCACCAGATCAGGATCGGAGACAGGATCAACCGCCATGCTGGCAATTACCCCCACACCGAGGCCCAGACGGACGTAGGTCTTAATAACATCGGCATCGGTCGCGGTAAAGACAATGCGCGGTTCCAGACCCGCACGATTGAACGCGGTGTCCAGCTCCGAACGTCCGGTAAATCCAAAGGTGTAGGTTACCAGTGGATACTGAGCCAGTTCCTCGATAGAGACGGAAGATTTACCCGCCAACGGATGGTCGGGGGTAACAACGATCGAACGGTTCCAGTGGTAGCAAGGTAGCATCACCAGATCGTCATACAGGTGCAGTGCTTCCGTCGCGATAGCAAAATCTGCATTTCCTTTCGAGACAGCTTCGGCGATTTGCGTTGGCGATCCCTGGTGCATGTGCAGTGAGACGCGAGGATAACGCTCAATAAAACCTTTAATCACGTTCGGCAGCGCGTAACGCGCCTGAGTGTGCGTGGTGGCAATATACAGCGAACCTTTGTCCGGCCAGGTATGTTCACCAGCAACGGACTTAATGGCGTCGACCTTCGACAGAACTTCCCGCGCAATACGAATGACTTCCTGCCCCGCTGGCGTAACCTGGGTCAGGTGCTTACCACTACGGGCAAAAATCTGGATGCCAAGTTCATCTTCCAGCATACGAACTTGCTTACTGATACCGGGCTGGGAGGTATAAAGCCCTTCCGCCGTTGAGGAGACATTAAGGTTGTGGTTCACCACCTCAACAATGTAGCGAAGCTGCTGTAATTTCATGTTAAGCCATCCCGATTTGCGCCATCAAATCATCGTTTCATTGCAGGCTCACGGGCGCTGCTAATACGATTTAATAATAAAAAGTCTGTTAACTATAACCACTATATCATTTATATGTGAGCTGTATAGATATGACAAAAAATAATATGCCAGAAACAAAAAGGGT
The Citrobacter arsenatis DNA segment above includes these coding regions:
- the cysB gene encoding HTH-type transcriptional regulator CysB, which translates into the protein MKLQQLRYIVEVVNHNLNVSSTAEGLYTSQPGISKQVRMLEDELGIQIFARSGKHLTQVTPAGQEVIRIAREVLSKVDAIKSVAGEHTWPDKGSLYIATTHTQARYALPNVIKGFIERYPRVSLHMHQGSPTQIAEAVSKGNADFAIATEALHLYDDLVMLPCYHWNRSIVVTPDHPLAGKSSVSIEELAQYPLVTYTFGFTGRSELDTAFNRAGLEPRIVFTATDADVIKTYVRLGLGVGVIASMAVDPVSDPDLVRVDAHDIFSHSTTKIGFRRSTFLRSYMYDFIQRFAPHLTRDVVDMAVALRSNDDIEAMFKDIKLPEK